A part of Tessaracoccus timonensis genomic DNA contains:
- the rpmD gene encoding 50S ribosomal protein L30, translating into MAQLKITQMKSGANGKSNQKDSLRSLGLKRVGQSVVREDRPEVRGMINVVSHLVTVEEVK; encoded by the coding sequence ATGGCACAGCTGAAGATCACCCAGATGAAGTCCGGCGCCAACGGCAAGAGCAACCAGAAGGATTCCCTTCGTTCGCTCGGCCTGAAGCGCGTCGGCCAGAGTGTCGTCCGTGAGGACCGCCCCGAGGTGCGCGGCATGATTAACGTCGTGTCGCACCTCGTGACGGTTGAAGAGGTGAAGTGA
- the rpsE gene encoding 30S ribosomal protein S5, whose amino-acid sequence MSETQQRGNRAGGERRGRDDRRGRDNNARDDKKQYLERVVAINRVAKVVQGGRRFSFTALVVVGDGEGTVGVGYGKAKEVPAAIAKGVEEAKKHFFHVPMIQRSIPHAVQGEKAAGVVMLRPATPGTGVIAGGSVRAVLECAGIHDVLSKSLGSPNAINVVHATVDALKQLEQPEQVARRRGLPVEDVAPAAMLRASKEEVAS is encoded by the coding sequence ATGAGTGAAACCCAGCAGCGCGGCAACCGCGCAGGTGGTGAGCGTCGTGGCCGTGACGATCGTCGTGGCCGTGACAACAATGCTCGTGATGACAAGAAGCAGTACCTCGAGCGCGTGGTTGCGATCAACCGCGTCGCCAAGGTGGTGCAGGGCGGTCGCCGCTTCAGCTTCACTGCGCTGGTCGTAGTGGGCGACGGTGAAGGCACCGTCGGCGTGGGTTACGGCAAGGCGAAGGAGGTGCCGGCCGCGATCGCTAAGGGCGTGGAAGAGGCCAAGAAGCACTTCTTCCATGTGCCGATGATCCAGCGTTCCATCCCGCACGCTGTGCAGGGTGAGAAGGCTGCAGGCGTCGTCATGCTGCGCCCGGCAACGCCCGGTACCGGTGTGATCGCCGGTGGCTCGGTGCGTGCCGTGCTCGAGTGTGCAGGCATTCACGATGTGCTGTCGAAGTCGCTCGGTTCGCCGAACGCAATCAACGTGGTGCACGCCACGGTTGATGCGCTCAAGCAGCTCGAGCAGCCGGAGCAGGTGGCTCGCCGTCGTGGGCTGCCCGTCGAAGACGTCGCTCCCGCAGCGATGCTTCGCGCCAGCAAGGAAGAGGTGGCGAGCTAA
- the rplR gene encoding 50S ribosomal protein L18 — protein sequence MAISLRTGKKLAPKTASRSRRQLRARKKITGTAERPRLVVTRSPRHLYAQVIDDVQGRTLVSASTMEADLRNEAGTKSEKAAKLGTLLASRAKDAGIAAVVFDRAGNKYTGRLAALADAAREGGLDF from the coding sequence ATGGCTATCTCGCTCCGCACGGGCAAGAAGCTGGCTCCGAAGACCGCGTCGCGTTCCCGTCGCCAGCTTCGCGCTCGCAAGAAGATCACCGGCACCGCCGAGCGTCCGCGTCTCGTGGTTACCCGGTCGCCCCGCCACCTGTACGCACAGGTCATCGACGACGTCCAGGGTCGCACGCTCGTGTCCGCGTCGACGATGGAAGCCGACCTGCGCAACGAGGCAGGCACCAAGTCCGAGAAGGCTGCGAAGCTGGGTACGCTGCTCGCCTCGCGCGCCAAGGATGCGGGCATTGCTGCGGTCGTGTTCGACCGCGCTGGTAACAAGTACACCGGCCGCCTCGCGGCCTTGGCCGACGCCGCCCGCGAGGGTGGCCTCGACTTCTGA
- the rplF gene encoding 50S ribosomal protein L6: protein MSRIGKYPVTVPNGVTVTLDGQHVGVKGPKGELQFTVKEPITVSKNDDGAIQVARPNDERENRSLHGLTRTLIANMITGVTEGYEKKLEIVGVGYRVISKGPKQLEFALGFSHPVIIDAPEGITFNVENQTKFSVQGIDKQLVGETAANIRKLRKPEPYKGKGVRYAGEHVRRKAGKAGK, encoded by the coding sequence ATGTCTCGTATTGGTAAGTACCCCGTCACCGTGCCGAACGGCGTTACGGTCACGCTCGATGGACAGCACGTCGGTGTGAAGGGGCCGAAGGGTGAGCTGCAGTTCACCGTCAAGGAGCCCATCACCGTCAGCAAGAATGACGACGGCGCAATCCAGGTGGCTCGCCCCAACGACGAGCGCGAAAACCGCTCGCTCCACGGGCTCACCCGCACGCTGATCGCCAACATGATCACCGGCGTCACCGAGGGCTACGAGAAGAAGCTCGAGATCGTCGGCGTTGGTTACCGTGTGATTTCTAAGGGGCCGAAGCAGCTCGAGTTCGCGCTCGGCTTCTCGCACCCCGTCATCATCGACGCCCCTGAAGGTATCACCTTCAATGTCGAGAACCAGACGAAGTTCTCTGTGCAGGGCATCGACAAGCAGCTCGTCGGCGAAACGGCCGCGAACATCCGCAAGCTGCGTAAGCCTGAGCCTTATAAGGGCAAGGGTGTGCGCTACGCGGGTGAGCACGTCCGTCGCAAGGCTGGAAAGGCTGGTAAGTAA
- the rpsH gene encoding 30S ribosomal protein S8 gives MTMTDPIADMLTRLRNANQAYLDSTSMPSSKIKVGIAEILKAEGYISDFEQTEVEGQVGKVLKVTLKYGDSRERSIAGLRRISKPGLRVYAKANQLPRVLGGLGIAIISTSQGLLTDKQAKAQSVGGEVLAYVW, from the coding sequence ATGACAATGACTGACCCCATCGCAGACATGTTGACGCGTCTGCGCAACGCCAATCAGGCGTACTTGGATTCGACGTCGATGCCGTCGTCCAAGATCAAGGTCGGGATCGCCGAGATCCTGAAGGCAGAGGGCTACATCTCCGATTTCGAGCAGACCGAGGTTGAAGGCCAGGTCGGCAAGGTGTTGAAGGTGACCCTGAAGTATGGCGACTCCCGTGAGCGTTCCATCGCTGGGCTGCGTCGTATCAGCAAGCCGGGGCTTCGCGTCTACGCGAAAGCGAACCAGCTACCTCGGGTGCTTGGCGGTCTCGGTATCGCCATCATTTCCACCTCGCAGGGGCTGCTGACTGACAAGCAGGCCAAGGCTCAATCCGTGGGCGGCGAAGTGCTCGCCTACGTGTGGTGA
- a CDS encoding type Z 30S ribosomal protein S14, with product MAKTALKVKQARKPKFGVRAYTRCQKCGRPKSVYRKFGLCRVCLRELAHAGELPGVTKSSW from the coding sequence ATGGCTAAGACTGCACTCAAAGTCAAGCAGGCCCGCAAGCCGAAGTTCGGCGTGCGCGCCTACACCCGCTGCCAGAAGTGCGGACGACCGAAGTCGGTCTACCGCAAGTTTGGCCTGTGCCGCGTGTGCTTGCGCGAGCTGGCGCACGCAGGCGAACTGCCGGGCGTCACCAAGTCGTCCTGGTGA
- the rplE gene encoding 50S ribosomal protein L5 has product MTEMPRLKKQYRETIVAALQEEFKYENPMQVPGLTKVVVNMGVGEAARDSKIIDGAIRDLTAITGQKPAVTKARKSIAQFKLREGQPIGCHVTLRGDRMWEFADRLLTLALPRIRDFRGLNGRQFDGQGNYTFGLNEQVMFLEIDPDKIDRVRGMDITFVTTATNDVEGRALLKHLGFPFKAKDDPKKPKAKRGPAYYAKKKK; this is encoded by the coding sequence ATGACTGAGATGCCCCGCCTGAAGAAGCAGTACCGCGAGACGATCGTTGCGGCCCTGCAGGAGGAGTTCAAGTACGAGAACCCCATGCAGGTCCCCGGCCTGACGAAGGTTGTCGTCAACATGGGCGTCGGTGAGGCTGCTCGCGACTCGAAGATCATCGACGGCGCGATCCGTGACCTCACCGCTATCACCGGCCAGAAGCCTGCGGTGACGAAGGCTCGCAAGTCCATCGCCCAGTTCAAGCTGCGCGAAGGCCAGCCCATCGGCTGCCACGTCACGCTGCGTGGCGATCGCATGTGGGAGTTCGCTGACCGTCTGCTCACCCTGGCGCTGCCCCGAATCCGCGACTTCCGCGGACTCAACGGCCGCCAGTTCGATGGCCAGGGTAACTACACCTTCGGTCTCAACGAGCAGGTCATGTTCCTTGAAATCGACCCGGACAAGATCGACCGCGTGCGCGGCATGGACATCACGTTCGTCACCACCGCGACGAACGACGTCGAAGGTCGCGCGCTGCTGAAGCACCTTGGATTCCCGTTCAAGGCCAAGGACGATCCGAAGAAGCCCAAGGCCAAGCGTGGCCCGGCTTACTACGCCAAGAAGAAGAAGTGA
- the rplX gene encoding 50S ribosomal protein L24, giving the protein MAFHVKKGDQVRVIAGKDKGVTGEIIAVYPDDQKVTVQGVNVVKQHRREQQTGTGRKIEGGIITAEAPIHVSNVQLVVKKDGKDVVTRVGYKRVEVTKTRPDGSEYKSERSVRIARATGEEI; this is encoded by the coding sequence ATGGCGTTTCACGTGAAGAAGGGTGACCAGGTTCGGGTCATCGCAGGCAAGGACAAGGGCGTGACAGGCGAGATCATCGCTGTGTACCCGGACGACCAGAAGGTCACCGTGCAGGGTGTGAACGTCGTCAAGCAGCACCGTCGTGAGCAGCAGACCGGCACCGGGCGAAAGATTGAGGGCGGCATTATCACCGCCGAAGCGCCCATCCACGTGTCGAACGTGCAGCTTGTGGTGAAGAAGGACGGCAAGGACGTGGTCACTCGCGTCGGCTACAAGCGCGTCGAAGTTACTAAGACTCGCCCCGACGGCTCGGAGTACAAGTCGGAGCGTTCCGTCCGTATCGCCCGCGCTACTGGGGAGGAGATCTGA
- the rplN gene encoding 50S ribosomal protein L14, producing MIQQESRLKVADNTGAKELLCIRVLGGSGRRYAYLGDTIVATVKDAIPGGTVKKGEVVKAVIVRQRKESRRPDGSYIKFDENAAVLLRNDGEPRGTRIFGPVARELRDKKFMRIVSLAPEVI from the coding sequence ATGATTCAGCAAGAGTCGCGGCTGAAGGTCGCCGACAACACCGGTGCAAAGGAGCTCCTCTGCATCCGTGTGCTCGGTGGCTCTGGACGCCGCTACGCATATCTGGGCGACACCATCGTCGCCACCGTCAAGGACGCTATCCCTGGCGGCACCGTCAAGAAGGGCGAGGTCGTCAAGGCCGTTATCGTCCGCCAGCGTAAGGAAAGCCGTCGCCCTGATGGTTCCTACATCAAGTTCGACGAGAACGCCGCCGTCCTGCTCAGGAACGACGGCGAGCCCCGCGGTACCCGTATCTTCGGTCCCGTGGCCCGCGAACTGCGCGACAAGAAGTTCATGCGCATCGTGTCCCTCGCTCCGGAGGTGATCTGA
- a CDS encoding carbohydrate ABC transporter permease, with the protein MTSPASPSRKRDKRTLRFAASVGKAVVNVVLAIVAVFWMVPTLGLLLTSLRSAGDNAASGWWTVFTKPAQLTLDNYVNLLQNPTITGSFWNTVVIAVPSTFFVVVIGALAAYAFAFLKFPGRDALFIVVVILLAVPIQVALIPLAGLFGALGIFGDVLGVILFHIAFGLPFAIFLLRNFFTQFPTELLEAARVDGASDWMVFIRIVLPLGLPAIASLAIFQFLWTWNDMLVALIFTSGDSAPLTVAIQQQLRQFGSNIDVLSAGAFLSMIVPLIVFFAFQRYFVQALLAGSQR; encoded by the coding sequence ATGACTTCTCCCGCAAGCCCGTCGCGCAAGCGCGACAAGCGCACGCTGCGCTTCGCAGCCAGTGTTGGCAAGGCTGTGGTCAACGTCGTCTTGGCAATCGTGGCTGTCTTCTGGATGGTGCCCACGCTGGGTCTGTTGCTGACCTCGCTTCGAAGCGCTGGCGACAACGCCGCCTCCGGATGGTGGACCGTCTTCACGAAGCCTGCGCAACTCACGCTCGATAACTACGTGAATCTACTGCAGAACCCCACGATCACCGGGTCGTTCTGGAATACCGTCGTCATCGCGGTGCCGTCCACGTTCTTCGTGGTTGTCATCGGCGCGCTCGCGGCCTATGCGTTCGCGTTCCTCAAGTTTCCTGGTCGCGACGCGCTGTTCATCGTCGTGGTCATCTTGCTCGCTGTGCCGATTCAGGTGGCGCTGATTCCGCTCGCCGGGCTGTTCGGCGCACTGGGGATTTTCGGCGACGTGTTGGGCGTGATCCTGTTCCACATCGCGTTTGGCCTGCCGTTCGCCATCTTCCTGTTGCGTAACTTCTTCACACAGTTCCCGACGGAACTCCTCGAGGCCGCGCGTGTGGACGGCGCCAGCGACTGGATGGTGTTCATCCGCATCGTGTTGCCACTGGGGCTGCCGGCGATCGCGTCGCTCGCGATCTTCCAGTTCCTCTGGACCTGGAACGACATGCTCGTCGCGCTGATCTTCACCTCGGGTGACTCCGCGCCGTTGACCGTCGCCATTCAGCAGCAGCTACGCCAGTTCGGATCCAACATCGATGTGCTCTCGGCCGGCGCGTTCCTGTCGATGATCGTGCCGCTGATCGTGTTCTTCGCGTTCCAGCGCTACTTCGTGCAGGCACTGCTGGCAGGTTCGCAGCGCTGA
- a CDS encoding ABC transporter permease subunit encodes MRRWLTVASFLLPAMVMLGALVVYPVIFTVVRSFYSKSGDEFVGWDNYVTMFTNETTFMAIRNNILWVLVAPAACTILGLIFAVLLDKIRWKTAFKLIVFMPMAISMLAAGVIFRSMFQEDPKLGTVNAAVVAVDGWFNDAAHYPGAKPRKDVGIGAEAGIIASDNQVRAGEVQHFPLIAIKQDNVPEEAVQAVESPAPRDTQIAGTVWLDVIRGGGGEQGQIDEGKRGLPGIRVDAVDAQGKVAGHAKTNPDGTFVIDGLESGGQYKVALPASNFSQGAQGVSWLGSTFINAVVMLSYIWIWAGFAMVMIASGLSAMDRSLQEAARMDGANEWKVFTRITAPLLAPVLVVVFVTLIINVLKIFDLVYVIPPGTSKPAANVIAVEMWTQSFGGGQHFGLGSALAVLLLILVLPSMIINVRRFKEERS; translated from the coding sequence GTGAGGCGGTGGCTCACCGTCGCGTCGTTTCTGCTCCCGGCAATGGTGATGCTGGGAGCACTCGTGGTGTACCCCGTGATCTTCACGGTGGTGCGCTCGTTCTACAGCAAGTCGGGAGACGAATTCGTTGGTTGGGACAACTACGTCACGATGTTCACCAACGAGACCACCTTCATGGCCATCCGCAACAACATCTTGTGGGTGCTCGTCGCTCCGGCGGCCTGCACCATCCTGGGGCTCATTTTCGCGGTGTTGCTGGACAAGATCCGGTGGAAGACTGCCTTCAAGCTCATCGTGTTCATGCCCATGGCTATCTCGATGCTGGCCGCCGGTGTGATCTTCCGCTCGATGTTCCAAGAAGACCCGAAGCTAGGCACAGTGAACGCGGCGGTGGTGGCCGTCGATGGGTGGTTCAACGACGCTGCGCATTATCCAGGCGCGAAACCGCGCAAGGACGTAGGTATCGGGGCGGAAGCGGGCATCATCGCCTCTGATAACCAGGTGCGTGCGGGGGAGGTGCAGCATTTCCCCCTGATCGCCATCAAGCAAGACAACGTTCCTGAAGAGGCGGTGCAGGCCGTCGAAAGCCCGGCACCTAGGGACACACAGATCGCAGGCACGGTATGGCTCGACGTGATCCGCGGCGGCGGGGGAGAACAGGGCCAGATTGACGAGGGTAAGCGCGGGCTGCCCGGCATCAGGGTGGACGCCGTCGATGCCCAAGGTAAGGTGGCCGGCCACGCCAAGACGAATCCGGACGGCACGTTCGTGATCGACGGCTTGGAATCCGGCGGTCAGTACAAGGTGGCGCTTCCTGCGTCGAACTTTTCGCAAGGCGCTCAGGGCGTGAGTTGGCTAGGTTCGACCTTCATCAATGCCGTCGTGATGCTCTCCTACATTTGGATTTGGGCCGGCTTCGCCATGGTGATGATCGCGTCCGGGCTCTCCGCGATGGACCGCTCGCTCCAAGAGGCCGCACGGATGGACGGCGCGAACGAATGGAAGGTCTTCACCAGAATCACCGCGCCGTTGCTCGCTCCGGTGCTCGTCGTGGTGTTCGTCACACTCATCATCAACGTGCTGAAGATCTTCGACCTTGTGTACGTCATTCCGCCGGGTACGTCGAAACCGGCAGCCAATGTTATTGCCGTCGAGATGTGGACGCAGTCCTTCGGCGGCGGACAGCACTTCGGTTTGGGTTCGGCGCTCGCCGTCTTGCTGCTCATCCTGGTGTTGCCCAGCATGATTATCAACGTTCGGCGTTTTAAGGAGGAGCGCTCATGA
- a CDS encoding ABC transporter substrate-binding protein — protein MKTNRFKAVLASLAAASLALVGACSSGGSGGGSSAAPESSDDASSSQESEAPASDYPDLKGKTLNVVAAWSGDEQKNFEKVLAKFQELTGAEVKYESFGDNGPTFIQTRLEGGNPPDVAVIAQPALLQSLAKDGNIKPLSEDVQAVVKENYSESWIDLGSVEDKNYGVWFKAANKSTMWYNTTIWDEAGADPKKAAEDWDAFVEQLGLIRDAGYAGISVGADKGWPLTDWFENVYLRVAGPEKYDQLTKHEVPWTDDSVKETLEILGKLWGSDVVQPGGGQRDFPTSVTETFGADPKAGTVYEGDFVAGNITADGNSTVGETAKFFDFPSVKGSAPAVMGAGDVAVQFTEDEAANAFMKFLASPESAAEWIPNGGLTSPNKAVDTSLYPDETSKQIAEALVNAEDFRFDMSDLTPSAFGGTEGQGFWQELITFYENPSDVAGAMKRLEAAAVSAYK, from the coding sequence ATGAAGACCAACAGATTCAAAGCAGTGCTCGCAAGCCTGGCAGCCGCAAGTCTCGCACTCGTTGGGGCGTGCTCGTCGGGTGGCTCCGGAGGGGGTTCTTCAGCAGCGCCTGAGAGCTCCGACGATGCCTCGTCCTCGCAGGAGAGCGAAGCACCAGCGTCGGACTACCCCGATCTGAAGGGCAAGACCCTGAACGTCGTCGCTGCATGGTCGGGTGACGAGCAGAAGAACTTCGAGAAGGTCCTGGCGAAATTCCAGGAGCTCACCGGCGCCGAGGTGAAGTACGAGTCGTTCGGCGATAACGGTCCTACCTTCATTCAGACCCGCCTGGAGGGTGGAAACCCACCCGATGTTGCGGTCATCGCCCAGCCTGCGCTGCTGCAGAGCCTCGCCAAGGACGGCAACATCAAGCCGCTCTCAGAGGACGTGCAAGCCGTCGTCAAGGAGAACTACTCGGAGTCGTGGATTGACCTCGGTAGCGTCGAAGACAAGAACTACGGCGTCTGGTTCAAGGCAGCCAACAAGTCGACGATGTGGTACAACACCACCATCTGGGATGAGGCTGGCGCCGACCCGAAGAAGGCCGCAGAAGACTGGGACGCCTTCGTGGAGCAGCTGGGCCTCATCCGCGACGCGGGCTACGCAGGCATCTCCGTTGGCGCTGATAAGGGCTGGCCGCTCACCGACTGGTTCGAGAACGTCTACCTGCGTGTGGCCGGCCCCGAGAAGTACGATCAGCTCACCAAGCACGAGGTCCCCTGGACCGATGATTCGGTGAAGGAGACCCTCGAGATTCTCGGCAAGCTGTGGGGCTCCGATGTGGTGCAGCCCGGCGGTGGCCAGCGCGACTTCCCGACCAGCGTGACCGAGACGTTCGGCGCTGATCCGAAGGCGGGCACCGTCTACGAAGGCGACTTCGTGGCGGGCAACATTACCGCAGACGGCAACTCCACCGTCGGCGAGACCGCCAAGTTCTTCGACTTCCCGTCGGTGAAGGGCTCCGCCCCGGCCGTCATGGGAGCCGGTGACGTCGCGGTGCAGTTCACTGAAGATGAAGCAGCCAACGCGTTCATGAAGTTCCTCGCTTCGCCGGAGTCCGCGGCTGAGTGGATCCCGAACGGCGGCCTCACCTCGCCGAACAAGGCCGTCGACACGTCGCTGTACCCCGACGAGACCTCGAAGCAGATCGCTGAGGCGCTGGTGAACGCGGAAGACTTCCGCTTCGACATGTCCGACCTCACTCCGTCGGCATTCGGCGGCACGGAGGGCCAGGGCTTCTGGCAGGAGCTCATCACGTTCTACGAGAACCCGTCCGACGTTGCAGGCGCCATGAAGCGGCTCGAGGCCGCAGCGGTGTCCGCATACAAGTAA
- the rpsQ gene encoding 30S ribosomal protein S17: MTEQNTQVEQTEERGRRKVLTGVVVSDKMDKTIVVMVEDRVKHPLYGKVITKSERLQAHDEENTAGIGDRVRVMETRPLSAKKRWRLTEIVERAK, from the coding sequence ATGACTGAACAGAACACCCAGGTCGAGCAGACCGAGGAGCGTGGCCGTCGCAAGGTCCTCACCGGCGTCGTCGTGAGCGACAAGATGGACAAGACGATCGTCGTCATGGTGGAAGACCGCGTGAAGCACCCGCTGTACGGCAAGGTCATCACCAAGTCGGAGCGCCTCCAGGCGCACGACGAGGAGAACACCGCTGGCATCGGTGACCGCGTGCGCGTCATGGAGACCCGCCCGCTGTCCGCCAAGAAGCGCTGGCGTTTGACCGAGATCGTGGAGCGCGCGAAGTAG
- the rpmC gene encoding 50S ribosomal protein L29: protein MSNALKAAELRGMSRDALNEKVVELKQELFGLRFQAATGQLESHGRLREVRKDIARVYTVLQERNLGIVEEPSEEK, encoded by the coding sequence ATGAGCAACGCACTGAAGGCCGCCGAACTGCGCGGCATGAGCCGTGACGCTCTCAACGAGAAGGTCGTCGAGCTGAAGCAGGAGCTGTTTGGGCTGCGCTTCCAGGCCGCTACCGGCCAGCTCGAATCTCATGGGCGTCTGCGCGAAGTCCGCAAGGACATCGCCCGTGTCTACACCGTGCTCCAGGAACGCAACCTGGGCATCGTCGAAGAGCCCTCTGAGGAGAAGTGA
- the rplP gene encoding 50S ribosomal protein L16 translates to MLIPRRVKFRKQHHPKRSGVAKGGTKLAFGDYGIQALEPSYLTNRQIEAARIAMTRHIKRGGKVWINVYPDRPLTKKPAETRMGSGKGSPEWWVANIQPGRVVFELSGVDEAVAREAMRLAIHKLPFKARFIKREAGEF, encoded by the coding sequence ATGCTGATTCCACGTCGAGTGAAATTCCGCAAGCAGCATCACCCTAAGCGCAGCGGCGTCGCCAAGGGTGGCACCAAGCTGGCCTTCGGTGACTACGGTATCCAGGCGCTCGAACCGTCGTACCTGACCAACCGTCAGATCGAGGCCGCACGTATTGCAATGACCCGTCACATCAAGCGTGGCGGTAAGGTCTGGATCAACGTGTACCCGGACCGCCCGCTCACCAAGAAGCCGGCTGAAACCCGCATGGGTTCCGGTAAGGGTTCTCCAGAGTGGTGGGTCGCGAACATCCAGCCCGGACGCGTCGTGTTCGAGCTCTCGGGTGTCGACGAAGCCGTGGCGCGTGAGGCAATGCGCCTCGCCATCCACAAGCTTCCTTTCAAGGCACGTTTCATCAAGCGCGAAGCAGGTGAGTTCTGA
- the rpsC gene encoding 30S ribosomal protein S3 — protein MGQKINPNGFRLGVTSDHTTRWFADKGYAALVGEDVKIREWLKENLERAGISSIEIERRSERVTIFLHAARPGIVIGRNGAEAERVRGELEKLTGKQVQLNILEVKNTETDAQLVAQGIAEQLSARVAFRRAMRKAQQSAMRAGAKGIRIKCSGRLGGAEMSRSEGYREGRVPLHTLRADIDYGFFEARTTFGRIGVKVWIYKGDVTGTRAERAAQKAARNQAPGGRQRPGRRPGRGDRGDRPERGGRRRAQAAAPQAEAAVNENAGA, from the coding sequence GTGGGACAAAAGATTAATCCGAACGGCTTCCGGCTCGGCGTGACGTCTGATCACACCACCCGTTGGTTCGCTGATAAGGGCTACGCTGCACTCGTTGGTGAAGACGTCAAGATTCGCGAATGGCTCAAGGAAAACCTGGAGCGCGCGGGCATCTCGTCGATCGAGATCGAGCGCCGCTCTGAGCGTGTCACCATCTTCCTGCACGCCGCCCGCCCTGGCATCGTCATTGGGCGTAACGGCGCGGAGGCGGAGCGCGTGCGCGGCGAGCTCGAGAAGCTCACCGGCAAGCAGGTGCAGCTCAACATCCTTGAGGTGAAGAACACCGAGACCGACGCCCAGCTCGTCGCACAGGGCATTGCTGAGCAGCTCAGCGCACGTGTCGCGTTCCGACGCGCCATGCGCAAGGCGCAGCAGTCGGCCATGCGCGCTGGGGCTAAGGGCATCCGCATCAAGTGCTCTGGGCGTCTCGGCGGCGCGGAAATGTCTCGCTCGGAGGGCTACCGCGAGGGTCGAGTTCCGCTGCACACGCTGCGCGCGGACATCGACTACGGCTTCTTCGAGGCCCGTACCACCTTCGGCCGTATCGGCGTGAAGGTGTGGATCTACAAGGGCGACGTCACTGGCACGCGCGCCGAACGCGCAGCCCAGAAGGCCGCCCGTAACCAGGCCCCCGGTGGCCGCCAGCGTCCAGGCCGTCGCCCGGGCCGCGGCGATCGTGGGGATCGTCCCGAGCGCGGCGGACGTCGTCGCGCACAGGCCGCGGCGCCTCAGGCCGAGGCTGCCGTGAACGAGAACGCAGGAGCCTGA
- the rplV gene encoding 50S ribosomal protein L22 encodes MSNENGLSRRREVLLGDRPGSYAIARHVRMSPRKVRRVVDLVRGMDVNDALTALKFAPQAASEPVYKVVASAIANAESAEALRADDLYISKAFVDEGVTLRRIRPRAKGSASRILKRGSHITVVVEPRESKED; translated from the coding sequence ATGAGCAACGAAAACGGCTTGAGCCGTCGCCGCGAGGTCCTGCTCGGGGATCGTCCTGGCTCGTACGCCATTGCGCGCCACGTCCGGATGAGCCCCCGCAAGGTCCGACGCGTCGTCGACCTGGTGCGCGGCATGGACGTCAACGACGCCCTCACCGCGCTGAAGTTTGCGCCGCAGGCAGCCTCTGAACCGGTGTACAAGGTGGTGGCTTCCGCCATCGCCAACGCCGAGTCCGCCGAGGCCCTGCGCGCTGATGACCTCTACATTTCCAAGGCGTTCGTCGACGAAGGTGTCACCCTTCGTCGGATTCGCCCCCGCGCTAAGGGTTCTGCCAGCCGGATCCTCAAGCGAGGGAGCCACATCACCGTCGTTGTCGAACCCCGCGAGTCGAAGGAGGATTGA
- the rpsS gene encoding 30S ribosomal protein S19 — MPRSLKKGPFVDDHLMKKVDAQNEKGTKNVIRTWSRRSMIVPDMLGHTIAVHDGRKHVPVFVTESMIGHKLGEFAPTRTFKGHVKDDKKARRR, encoded by the coding sequence ATGCCACGCAGTTTGAAGAAGGGCCCCTTCGTTGACGACCACCTGATGAAGAAGGTGGACGCTCAGAACGAAAAGGGCACAAAAAACGTCATTCGTACCTGGTCCCGGCGCTCCATGATCGTGCCGGACATGCTGGGTCACACCATCGCTGTCCACGACGGCCGCAAGCACGTCCCGGTGTTCGTCACCGAGTCGATGATCGGTCACAAGCTCGGCGAGTTCGCCCCCACGCGCACCTTCAAGGGGCACGTGAAGGACGACAAGAAGGCACGCCGGCGCTAA